The DNA window ACTGATAAGCCAGTTTAGCCAAGTACCCGCAAGCAGACCACCAGCAAGCCATAATGCTTCAATACCAGCGGCATACGCGTAACCTGGTAGACCGAGCAAAAGCCAACCACTCATATCCGATGCACCCGCAGAAAGTGCAGCAGGCCAAGGCCCAAGAGAGCGACCGCCTAAAAAGTAATCCGTTGAGTTTTTCGTTCGTAGGTATGCAATGACGCCTATTGCCATCATCAAAATTAGATACGCAATAAACGTGGTCGTAATAGCAAAGCTATTTTCCATGTGTTTGTCCTCATAAAAAAATCGCCTTCCATGAACGCCCTCACGCACACTGAGTGAGGGCTCTCGGAGAAAGGGTTAGTGGGTTTCGCTCCCAAGTTCCAACAAGGTTGCGTTGCCACCCACAGCAGTTATATTTATTGTTCTCGTACGCTCTGTGATAAAGCGCAGCGATAAATGTGGATCGTGAGCGACTGGAATCAACTCAACATCCGTTTCTGAAACTAGGCCTACAATAGCACCTGTGCGTTTCGCTAATTGGCGGTTGATATTTCGCTCAACCTCTTGATTGCCTATATACCCAACGCTTCTCACATCAGATTCAAGTAACTGATGGTAAGCGTCAAGAGAGGCGAATTGTAATAGATTTATTGGTAAAGACGCACTTTTTGCTGTCGTTTCTAGGGCTTTGATCAAATCAATATCATCACTGCACACAATAACACTATTACCAGCAAGAAGCGCACAAGTAAGTTGAGCGATCGCTGCCTGCTGCGCTGATTGAGATACGTGATCCTGAATGATCAGAGCAACACCTCGGCCAGCGGTATACAACTCATTCGTCTCACCCGTTGGACCAGGCATTTCATGGGTTTTGGACAACAGCTGCGCTGAATGTTGGTAATGGTAGTCAATAACGGCAGCCAAAGCAGGCTCAACACCCTGCAATGCTTGCTTAAACCCAAGTACATACTCACTTCTTATCTCAAAGCTGGTGAGATTCCAATTTTCCCATGCTGCATAAGCATCGGAAAAACGAGTAACTTGATGAACCATAATTTTTCTCCTTGCTTACCGATTAAGAAAATGATGTCTGAGTGAATCGGAATAAATAGTGTGGCCCTCCGGCTTTAGGACCTGTACCTGACAGACCTTGCCCACCAAATGGTTGAACGCCAACGACAGCACCAACCTGATCACGGTTGATGTAACAGTTCCCCACTCGAGCATGCTTTTCAATCCAGCGATACGTGGTCTCATTACGGCTGTGAATTCCCATAGTGAGGCCAAAGCCAGTGCCATTAATTCGCTCAACCACTTGGTGTAGTTGACTCGCTTTAAAACGGACAATATGCAAAATTGGTCCGAACTGCTCTTCATCGAGACAAGCAATATCATCAATTTCAAACGCGCAAGGTGCAACGAAATCGCCGTGTTGATGTAATTCATTAAGCTCCAGTCCAGCGACTTTTTGCTGAGTCGCCGTCATACGCTCGATGTGCTTGAGCAGTTTATTCTTGGCGTTAGCATCAATCACAGGTCCAACATCGGTTGAATGCTCGAAAGGCAAGCCTACTTTTAACTCTTGCATCGCACCTTGAATCAATGAAATGATTCTGTCTGCAATGTCTTCCTGAACATACAACACCCTAAGTGCACTACAACGCTGCCCAGCAGAAGCAAACGCTGAACGAATCACATCCCGCACCACTTGCTCAGGAAGCGCTGTACTGTCAACGATCATGGCGTTCTGGCCACCTGTTTCAGCAATAAATGGCACTGGCGCAGTATCACGCTGTGCAAGTGTGCGGTTGATACGCTGGGCCGTTAAGGTTGAACCTGTAAAGGCAACACCAGCAATCGCAAGGTGAGAAGTCAATGCTGCCCCAATATCAGCTCCGCGCCCCGGTAACAGCTGAATAGTGCCGTTAGGGAAGCCTGCTTCAATCATAAGTTCGACAGCGCGAGCTGCAATCAAGCTGGTTTGCTCAGCAGGTTTTGCTACTACCGTATTACCTGCAACCAGTGCTGCTGTAATTTGACCCAAGAATATCGCTAGCGGGAAATTCCAAGGACTAATACACACAAAGACACCGCGTCCGTCACGCACGGCTTTCCGCGTCTTAGCATCAAAGCCTTGAATCTCAACTTGGCCCAAGTTATCTATTTGTTTGGCGTAGTAACGACAGAAATCAACCGCTTCACGCACTTCATCAATACTGTCATGTATTGTTTTACCAGCTTCTTGATGACACAAAGCAACCAACTCAGCAAGGTGCGTTTCAAGCAAATCTGCTAACTTTTCTAACGCTTGCGCTCTTTGAGCTGGCGCAGTTGCTTGCCAATCGTTAAAGGCCGATTGTGCGCTTTCAATTGCTGCGGAAACATGATCAAGGGTTGAGAAAGCCACCTGACCAACTTCTATGCGCCTGTCATAAGGTGCTGTCACTTTCTCAACAGTAACATCATCCTTGATCATGCTTTCAGTGAATGCGTGACCGTTAATTATCGGCCCGGCTAACCATTGTTTG is part of the Vibrio aquimaris genome and encodes:
- a CDS encoding 1-pyrroline-5-carboxylate dehydrogenase, encoding MVHQVTRFSDAYAAWENWNLTSFEIRSEYVLGFKQALQGVEPALAAVIDYHYQHSAQLLSKTHEMPGPTGETNELYTAGRGVALIIQDHVSQSAQQAAIAQLTCALLAGNSVIVCSDDIDLIKALETTAKSASLPINLLQFASLDAYHQLLESDVRSVGYIGNQEVERNINRQLAKRTGAIVGLVSETDVELIPVAHDPHLSLRFITERTRTINITAVGGNATLLELGSETH